A stretch of the Methylocystis iwaonis genome encodes the following:
- a CDS encoding aminotransferase class III-fold pyridoxal phosphate-dependent enzyme, with product MKFGFIAHPTSIGLKRYVKMIDMVERTSRDLHDGYSRELWSRRNLVPFMEFAPIRSACGAECAGWVQYLPLTAEEMLDEPQIILRRVVEGVEQMADKGADLVGLGGFTSIIGRRALETAKRASVPVTSGNSLTSYAGFKGLRKVFELMRLDPEAHRVAVVGFPGSICLAIARMLLEIGVCLDLVHRPGANPDDVLSHVPPEWRNRVTLTGEVADCYPMDRFFVAATSTGGVIDADRLLPGSVVIDVGLPLDVKRGSQRRDDILVIDGGCLTGSGAVRLGTESMNFSVKQQLNGCLAETMVLALEGRAERFSIGRELPPEKVAEIGRIAERHGFVPYPLASYGERLAEDTIASFRRFHLKPNGVRGQTAPPVGEIETPATGGRDSRLQTINRYRRHINPMMADFLHMLHCDHVFAKGEGCVLTDTEGRRFLDMVAGYGCLNLGHNPPVVVDALQRFLAEAQPNFVQYVSLPERTALLAERLCEMVGGGLQRAFFSNSGAEAIEAAIKLAKAANPRPRLLFAENSYHGKTLGALSVTGRDKHQRVFRPLLPGCFGVPFGDLQALERELAKGDVSAFVVEPIQGEGGVIVPPLGYLAGVQDLCRRFNALLIVDEVQTGLGRTGRMLASQWDGLEPDILALSKSLSGGLVPIGATLSKPEAWDAAYATADRFLLHTSTFGGCNFAAVAGLATLDCLIEQNLPARAEELGAYFKNELTRVAADYPFVAEVRGRGLMLAIQFASDFRGCVAASAKEFATRLPGDWHLTWRFLPDAVRDDLMHAMNKMEETLGEMFCMRFVTKLGNDHNILTFVTANSSTVIRIQPPLIITREQIDAFVRAFAVVCDEMSTFLD from the coding sequence ATGAAATTCGGTTTCATCGCGCATCCGACGTCGATTGGATTGAAACGCTACGTCAAGATGATCGACATGGTGGAACGCACGTCGCGTGATTTGCATGACGGCTATTCGAGAGAGTTGTGGAGCCGCCGCAACCTTGTCCCATTCATGGAATTTGCGCCCATTCGCTCGGCCTGCGGCGCCGAATGCGCGGGCTGGGTCCAGTATCTTCCGTTGACGGCGGAAGAGATGCTTGATGAGCCGCAAATCATCCTTCGACGCGTCGTCGAGGGCGTCGAGCAGATGGCCGACAAGGGCGCCGATCTTGTCGGCCTGGGCGGCTTCACGTCGATCATCGGGCGCCGGGCTCTGGAAACGGCGAAACGGGCCTCGGTGCCAGTGACGAGCGGCAACTCGCTGACGTCTTACGCCGGATTCAAAGGCCTGCGTAAAGTATTCGAGCTGATGCGCCTCGATCCCGAGGCGCATCGCGTGGCTGTGGTCGGCTTTCCCGGCTCAATTTGTCTCGCAATTGCTCGAATGCTGCTGGAAATTGGCGTTTGTCTCGATCTGGTTCATCGCCCGGGCGCCAATCCCGACGACGTGCTTTCGCATGTGCCTCCCGAGTGGCGCAATCGGGTCACTCTGACCGGCGAGGTCGCGGACTGTTATCCAATGGATCGATTCTTTGTCGCCGCGACCTCGACCGGCGGCGTGATCGACGCCGATCGACTGCTCCCCGGCTCGGTGGTGATCGACGTCGGCCTGCCGCTTGACGTCAAGCGAGGCTCGCAGCGCCGCGACGATATTCTCGTGATCGACGGCGGCTGTCTGACGGGCTCCGGCGCGGTGCGGCTGGGAACGGAGTCGATGAATTTCTCGGTCAAGCAGCAGCTCAACGGCTGTCTGGCGGAGACGATGGTTCTGGCGCTCGAAGGTCGCGCCGAGCGTTTCTCGATCGGGCGCGAACTCCCTCCAGAGAAGGTGGCCGAAATCGGGCGCATCGCCGAGCGCCACGGCTTCGTCCCCTATCCCCTCGCCTCGTACGGTGAGCGCCTTGCCGAAGACACGATCGCGAGTTTCCGCCGTTTCCATTTGAAGCCGAATGGCGTTCGGGGGCAGACCGCGCCTCCCGTCGGCGAGATAGAGACGCCGGCTACGGGCGGACGAGACAGTCGGCTTCAAACGATCAATCGCTACCGCCGGCACATTAACCCGATGATGGCCGATTTCCTGCACATGCTCCATTGCGATCATGTGTTCGCAAAAGGCGAGGGCTGCGTCCTGACCGATACGGAAGGGCGTCGCTTCCTGGATATGGTAGCTGGATACGGCTGTCTCAACCTAGGGCATAATCCGCCTGTCGTCGTCGATGCGCTTCAACGATTTTTAGCGGAAGCCCAGCCGAACTTCGTTCAGTATGTTTCATTGCCCGAGCGCACCGCGCTGCTCGCGGAACGCCTGTGCGAGATGGTGGGCGGCGGGCTACAGCGGGCGTTCTTCAGCAATTCGGGCGCCGAAGCGATCGAGGCGGCGATCAAATTGGCGAAGGCCGCGAACCCTCGCCCGCGACTGCTTTTCGCCGAGAACAGCTACCACGGGAAGACGCTCGGCGCCCTTTCCGTGACAGGGCGCGATAAGCATCAGCGCGTGTTTCGGCCCTTGCTTCCCGGTTGCTTCGGCGTTCCCTTCGGCGACCTGCAGGCGCTCGAACGCGAACTCGCCAAAGGCGACGTCAGCGCGTTCGTCGTCGAGCCGATCCAGGGCGAAGGCGGGGTGATCGTGCCGCCACTTGGCTACCTCGCGGGCGTGCAGGATCTCTGCCGACGGTTCAACGCGCTGCTCATCGTCGACGAAGTCCAGACGGGCTTGGGCCGCACGGGGCGTATGCTCGCCAGTCAATGGGACGGGCTCGAACCGGATATTTTGGCTTTGTCGAAGTCTCTTTCCGGCGGGCTCGTGCCGATTGGCGCGACGCTTTCCAAGCCCGAGGCGTGGGACGCCGCTTATGCGACGGCCGACCGCTTTCTCCTGCATACATCCACGTTTGGCGGCTGCAACTTCGCGGCCGTCGCCGGACTCGCCACTCTGGATTGCTTGATCGAACAGAATCTGCCGGCCCGCGCCGAGGAGCTTGGCGCCTATTTCAAGAACGAGCTGACCAGAGTTGCTGCCGACTATCCATTCGTCGCCGAAGTTCGCGGACGCGGATTGATGCTCGCGATTCAATTTGCCAGCGATTTTCGCGGCTGCGTGGCGGCGAGCGCGAAGGAATTCGCTACACGCCTGCCTGGAGACTGGCACCTCACATGGCGTTTTCTTCCCGACGCTGTCCGAGACGATTTGATGCACGCTATGAACAAGATGGAGGAAACGCTCGGCGAGATGTTTTGCATGCGCTTCGTCACCAAGCTCGGCAACGACCATAACATCTTGACGTTCGTGACGGCTAATAGTTCGACCGTCATCCGCATTCAGCCGCCTCTCATTATCACCCGTGAGCAAATTGACGCGTTCGTGCGAGCCTTTGCAGTTGTCTGTGACGAGATGTCCACTTTCTTGGATTGA
- a CDS encoding AMP-binding protein gives MRPIRNLTTVIDALRAAALVHGDRTAFVGRDAIAYGDFYRRVRHWAQRFARAGLARGERVAIWAPKSDLFVTAIYATMESGAAYVPLDGAQPAERGRKIVASAEPAILVTDRERFDALAGDLPASLRLVLLLDGEGGDWPVLMAGVETDVVAPLHETAARAASLPEPARVGPDDIAAILFTSGSTGMPKGVQISYKNLNRFIGWAVEEFELTANDVLVNHAGFHFDLSTFDLFAAATVGAAVWIVRENEQRDIYALVNGLSQHRATTLYCVPSLLTMLASSGALTPAISARLERVLFAGEPFPIKHLRTLAKQLPPTCALYNLYGPTETNVCTFHKVRPSDLEQERPIPIGLPLPEQIAMVIDGEGRPVEKDGEIGELIVAGDCVTAGYFNRIDPANHDNHRTGRHATGDLVTRENGLLYYCGRKDRMLKVNGNRVELGEIEAALSRHPAILEAAAIGVVTETGQTLAAFYSVRPGAAPPGAIEIKRHCGAWLPRYMIPHLARHLDALPKNANGKIDYLALRQVAEHAIAGPGLHRTAPAMAS, from the coding sequence ATGCGGCCTATACGGAATTTGACGACCGTCATCGACGCGCTGCGCGCCGCCGCTCTCGTTCACGGCGACCGCACGGCCTTTGTCGGACGCGACGCCATCGCTTATGGCGATTTTTATCGGCGGGTTCGACACTGGGCGCAGCGTTTCGCCCGCGCGGGCCTCGCCCGGGGCGAACGCGTCGCGATCTGGGCGCCAAAAAGCGACCTCTTTGTCACGGCCATTTATGCGACGATGGAGTCGGGCGCGGCTTATGTTCCGCTCGACGGCGCCCAGCCCGCCGAACGCGGGCGCAAGATCGTCGCTAGCGCCGAGCCAGCCATACTCGTGACCGATCGCGAAAGATTTGACGCGCTTGCGGGCGATCTACCGGCGTCGTTGCGCCTCGTCCTGCTTCTCGACGGCGAGGGCGGGGATTGGCCAGTCCTGATGGCGGGCGTGGAGACGGACGTCGTCGCGCCCCTGCATGAAACCGCGGCGCGTGCGGCGTCTTTGCCCGAACCCGCCAGGGTAGGCCCCGACGACATAGCGGCGATTCTGTTCACTTCGGGCTCCACCGGAATGCCGAAAGGCGTGCAGATCAGTTACAAGAATCTGAATCGCTTCATCGGCTGGGCGGTCGAGGAGTTCGAGCTGACGGCAAACGACGTTTTGGTCAATCATGCCGGATTTCACTTCGATCTGAGCACGTTCGATCTATTCGCGGCGGCAACCGTCGGCGCAGCGGTTTGGATTGTTCGTGAGAACGAGCAGCGCGACATTTATGCGCTGGTCAACGGTCTTTCCCAGCACCGCGCGACGACGCTGTATTGCGTGCCCTCGCTTTTGACGATGCTGGCGAGCAGCGGCGCGCTGACCCCTGCAATCTCGGCAAGGCTCGAGCGCGTGCTGTTCGCCGGCGAGCCGTTCCCGATCAAGCATCTCAGAACGCTCGCAAAGCAGCTTCCGCCAACATGCGCACTTTATAATCTCTACGGTCCGACGGAAACGAACGTCTGCACTTTTCATAAAGTGCGCCCGAGCGATCTCGAGCAGGAAAGGCCGATTCCCATCGGCCTGCCGCTGCCAGAGCAAATCGCCATGGTGATCGATGGCGAGGGCCGACCCGTGGAAAAAGACGGCGAGATCGGCGAGTTGATCGTCGCCGGTGACTGCGTCACCGCGGGTTATTTCAATCGCATCGATCCGGCCAATCACGACAACCATCGGACAGGCCGTCACGCGACGGGCGATCTGGTCACGCGAGAGAACGGGCTGCTCTATTATTGCGGCCGCAAGGACCGGATGCTGAAAGTCAACGGCAACAGGGTCGAACTTGGCGAGATCGAGGCGGCCTTGTCGCGGCATCCCGCGATTCTCGAAGCTGCCGCCATCGGCGTCGTCACGGAGACCGGCCAGACATTGGCGGCCTTCTATTCGGTGCGCCCAGGCGCCGCGCCGCCCGGCGCAATCGAGATCAAGCGCCACTGCGGCGCATGGCTGCCGCGATACATGATCCCGCATCTTGCGCGCCATTTGGACGCTTTGCCGAAGAACGCCAACGGGAAGATCGATTATCTCGCGCTGCGCCAGGTCGCCGAGCACGCCATCGCGGGGCCGGGCTTGCATCGAACGGCGCCCGCTATGGCGAGCTGA
- a CDS encoding methyltransferase codes for MESAVKEIAGILTGFFQSKTVAAALELRIFDAMDPPARAEVVCRRAGVPLASGKRLLIALEAMKLISRENDEYRLSDAAKRCLVSTSPQWMGWMARHCDVFLYPLWGQCAEAIRQDEDRRTAVFGDNRSWFDILYQNPRDVADFQEFLGVLAQPFVDGMIESFDFSPYRRFIDIGSGCGSLPMSVARSHPKLEVAVCELPQAAAFTREKLDARGFKDHIAVFEGNVLEGDLPRGFDLVHLGWMLHDYAIESQRTILENILAAMPSGATFVASETPLNDDESGPLFTSLLSINMLVSTDGGVESTTEEYLGRFRDAGFVNTRAQTIPGPRKLLIGEKA; via the coding sequence TTGGAGTCAGCAGTAAAGGAAATCGCCGGCATTTTGACGGGTTTTTTCCAGTCGAAAACAGTCGCCGCCGCGTTGGAGTTGCGGATATTCGACGCCATGGATCCGCCAGCGCGCGCCGAGGTGGTGTGCCGTAGGGCGGGCGTCCCGCTTGCCTCCGGAAAGCGACTTTTGATCGCGCTCGAAGCCATGAAGCTTATTTCTCGCGAAAACGATGAATATCGCCTCTCCGACGCCGCTAAACGCTGCCTGGTCAGCACGTCGCCGCAATGGATGGGGTGGATGGCGCGCCACTGTGACGTCTTTCTTTACCCGCTGTGGGGCCAATGTGCGGAGGCGATTCGCCAAGACGAAGATCGGCGCACGGCCGTGTTCGGAGACAATCGTAGCTGGTTCGACATTCTTTATCAGAATCCGAGAGACGTTGCGGATTTCCAGGAATTTCTGGGCGTCCTCGCGCAGCCTTTCGTCGACGGCATGATCGAATCCTTCGATTTCTCGCCCTACCGGCGGTTCATCGATATCGGCTCCGGATGCGGCTCATTGCCGATGTCGGTCGCCAGAAGCCATCCTAAGCTAGAAGTTGCGGTTTGCGAACTTCCGCAGGCCGCGGCCTTCACGCGCGAGAAGCTCGACGCGCGAGGCTTCAAGGATCACATCGCTGTCTTCGAAGGCAATGTCTTAGAAGGCGACCTTCCTCGCGGCTTCGATCTCGTTCACCTCGGCTGGATGCTGCACGACTACGCCATCGAAAGCCAAAGGACAATTCTCGAAAACATATTGGCGGCCATGCCGTCGGGCGCAACTTTTGTTGCAAGCGAAACGCCGCTCAACGACGACGAGAGCGGGCCGCTCTTCACATCGCTTCTTTCGATCAACATGCTTGTGTCCACCGACGGGGGCGTCGAATCCACGACAGAGGAATACCTCGGTCGTTTCCGTGATGCTGGGTTCGTCAACACACGAGCCCAGACAATTCCCGGGCCACGCAAACTGTTGATCGGCGAAAAGGCCTGA
- a CDS encoding aminotransferase class I/II-fold pyridoxal phosphate-dependent enzyme, translated as MTAMIVENARRVESSPWETTVDVIQRHTGYARDDITADAEFEGDLGVDSIVLVSILADIGNAYGVSLQSTGRGLRTVDDLVQLVRSRLDNEGACSPIPALDKAVDENGKDRDPIFEAVIATLERHTGHSRLRLIEDARLCEDLGLDAAKLMDVLADTAAALDVARRDVTAELVTIGDMIASFARADARSAGLSGSEAQPASFGSVEPPSFSAMGLREGAVESLRNRLRDERGVPEVVRLSDCDTMEKLHAFLRASDAHKIETLVETRERVASARDRFAAPSGDNRTMKDFIGLPHRDLFHKAYEFNTFYRGKQAEQLYWYGMPLESKCRNRAVIFDEITGRRREFLMFASNNYLGLANHPEVIDAIADAARRYGATNTGCRLIGGSNVLHKELERRLARLKRTDDAIVYPSGYSANLGCISALAGHDDLIFTDAINHMSIQDGCKLSGASKKIYPHAVDALERTLEKWADHPGGKLIVTDGVFSMHGDIVDLPKVVALARKYGAKVLVDDAHATGVLGKTGAGTSEHFGMKGEVDLELGTFSKTLSGVGGFVAAKGEVVEYLRFYSNSYVFAATIPASVAAGLIASIDVMEREPQRLEKLWSNIHRLRGLLLSAGFDLGQSASAIIPVVIGDETKTLEFGRLVRARGMFCQTVVYPGVALGDARLRISVTSEHTLEDLDLAAEILIDSATDVGLRCEPQGAPAFSGAAF; from the coding sequence ATGACTGCCATGATCGTGGAAAATGCGCGGCGCGTCGAATCCTCGCCATGGGAGACGACCGTCGACGTCATTCAACGTCACACCGGATACGCGCGCGACGACATCACGGCCGACGCCGAATTTGAGGGCGATCTCGGAGTTGACAGCATCGTGCTGGTTTCCATCCTCGCCGACATCGGAAACGCCTATGGCGTGAGCTTGCAATCGACGGGGCGCGGTCTGCGAACGGTTGACGATCTCGTCCAGCTCGTTCGCTCCCGCCTGGATAATGAGGGCGCGTGCAGCCCGATACCTGCTCTCGATAAAGCGGTCGACGAAAACGGCAAAGATCGCGACCCCATCTTTGAGGCGGTGATTGCGACGCTCGAGAGGCATACAGGCCACTCGCGGCTTCGATTGATCGAAGACGCCAGACTGTGCGAGGATCTGGGCCTCGACGCGGCGAAGCTGATGGACGTGCTCGCGGACACGGCGGCGGCCCTCGACGTCGCCCGGCGGGACGTTACCGCGGAGCTCGTAACGATCGGTGACATGATCGCCAGCTTCGCTCGCGCGGACGCCAGAAGCGCTGGGTTAAGCGGGAGCGAGGCGCAACCCGCGAGTTTCGGCTCCGTCGAGCCCCCGAGCTTTTCGGCGATGGGGCTGCGAGAAGGCGCCGTCGAATCGCTGCGCAATAGGCTGCGGGATGAGCGTGGCGTGCCGGAGGTTGTCCGTCTCTCCGACTGCGACACCATGGAAAAACTTCACGCCTTCTTGCGCGCGTCCGACGCCCATAAGATCGAAACGCTCGTCGAAACGCGCGAGCGTGTTGCGAGCGCGCGCGATCGTTTCGCCGCACCCAGCGGCGACAACCGCACGATGAAGGACTTCATCGGGCTGCCCCATCGCGACCTCTTCCACAAGGCGTACGAGTTCAACACCTTCTATCGCGGCAAACAGGCGGAACAACTATATTGGTATGGTATGCCGCTCGAAAGCAAGTGCCGCAACCGCGCGGTGATCTTCGATGAAATTACCGGCAGGCGGCGCGAGTTCCTCATGTTCGCGTCCAACAATTATTTGGGCCTCGCCAATCACCCCGAAGTGATCGACGCCATCGCGGACGCGGCCCGGCGTTACGGCGCGACAAACACCGGTTGCCGGCTGATCGGCGGCTCCAATGTTCTCCACAAGGAGCTCGAACGCCGTCTCGCCCGGCTGAAACGCACCGATGACGCAATCGTGTACCCGTCCGGCTACTCGGCTAATCTCGGCTGCATATCCGCGTTGGCGGGACATGACGATCTCATCTTCACCGACGCCATCAATCACATGAGCATCCAGGACGGCTGCAAACTGTCGGGGGCATCCAAGAAAATATATCCGCACGCCGTCGATGCGCTCGAACGCACGCTGGAAAAATGGGCCGACCATCCCGGCGGCAAGCTGATCGTCACCGACGGCGTTTTCAGCATGCATGGCGACATCGTCGATTTGCCGAAGGTCGTTGCGCTGGCGCGCAAATACGGCGCGAAAGTGCTTGTGGACGATGCCCACGCGACCGGCGTCCTGGGAAAAACAGGCGCCGGCACGAGCGAACATTTCGGTATGAAAGGCGAGGTTGATCTCGAGCTCGGAACCTTCAGCAAGACGCTCTCGGGCGTCGGCGGCTTCGTTGCGGCCAAAGGCGAAGTCGTCGAATATCTGCGCTTCTATTCGAATTCGTATGTGTTCGCAGCGACGATTCCGGCCTCCGTGGCCGCGGGGCTGATCGCTTCGATCGACGTTATGGAAAGAGAGCCGCAGCGGCTGGAAAAATTGTGGAGCAACATCCATCGCCTGCGCGGTTTGCTCTTGAGCGCTGGCTTCGATCTTGGTCAGTCGGCGAGCGCGATCATACCAGTCGTGATCGGCGACGAGACGAAGACTCTGGAATTCGGCCGCCTCGTCCGCGCGCGGGGAATGTTCTGCCAGACCGTCGTTTATCCGGGGGTGGCGCTTGGCGACGCGAGACTCCGCATCAGCGTGACCTCGGAACACACGCTCGAGGATCTCGATCTCGCAGCCGAGATTCTAATCGACAGCGCGACGGATGTTGGCCTTCGTTGCGAACCGCAGGGCGCGCCTGCATTTTCCGGCGCGGCATTCTAA
- a CDS encoding polyketide synthase: MQREPFTIEPVAIVGVGCLHPWGAGIDAFRRLLADERPEFAPYPIDRFWRAPPAVRARLSRRRGAFFGELGVDLRQFRIPKVYDRAVSTITPMLMQAARDCVRDAGYGDEGSGLPKETVDVIVGTCFGLDSALTNALKIHGLTWLADGDPAAVEAGREALRARFGSSSHDRLGEMSSSIASRIGAMYGWRGRIMAMEDGDSTGYAALRTAILSLAERQSDAALIATGQRFESVLAPLVLAAKGFDGDSAGAGAPLCEGAVALLLKRLEDARRDGDRIRAVVAGIAARRTDALEFRYAGSDDAARECAREACFQAGLDIADVASVECVVPGLRHAGAATAAAAFPGRPLTCATSALGHGFANAGLTGIVAAILSLDDEDAPKKPLAVFGVGLGGLTWTVILDRRDKPRSAGGPFAEPASAPEPIAVVGLGGCFGPSLGRSAYWEALCAGADGIGRISDRVLPRGAAFSGGAARALTSYAENGGELNADWEIHRFDAKRLRLFPKRVAALDVAHRIALSVAAEALDDFGLDAGRRADLGKAMVVCASPLCLARERELSNRLHSPELGSVLGPDESRLADAERAAEEIDSFTLDGLLAGNIAALISSCFQLSAETMAIEAACASSLAAVHVGMQALRLGYADFVVAGGVELPVNMRDLILCSTQLMLSRDKIAPFAANADGFSPGDGAGMFVLRRLSDARRDNDPIYGCIIGVGASSDAASMTAPDPQGQALAIRRAFADGRASPDSIAYVEAHGTGTRIGDGVEISALRDVYGGGARRDPLLIGSVKSNIGHAFAAAGAAGLMKTLLALNSETVPPTLLRRELNPDLALAAIPGAIVSKPRPWPASDGPRRAAINSFGTGGVNFHILVEAP; this comes from the coding sequence GTGCAACGAGAGCCTTTCACTATCGAGCCAGTGGCTATCGTCGGCGTCGGCTGCCTTCATCCTTGGGGCGCCGGGATCGACGCGTTTCGCCGCTTGCTCGCCGACGAGCGTCCCGAATTCGCGCCTTATCCGATCGATCGGTTTTGGCGGGCGCCGCCGGCCGTTCGCGCGCGGCTCAGTCGGCGCCGCGGCGCTTTTTTCGGCGAGCTCGGCGTCGACCTGCGTCAGTTCCGAATTCCGAAAGTTTACGACCGCGCGGTGTCGACCATCACGCCCATGCTGATGCAGGCGGCGCGCGATTGCGTGCGCGATGCGGGCTATGGCGACGAGGGGAGCGGCCTGCCCAAGGAAACCGTCGACGTGATCGTGGGGACCTGCTTCGGGCTCGACAGCGCCTTGACCAACGCGCTCAAAATACACGGCCTTACGTGGCTTGCCGACGGCGATCCAGCGGCCGTCGAAGCCGGTCGTGAGGCCTTGCGCGCGCGCTTTGGATCCTCGTCGCACGACCGGCTCGGCGAGATGTCGAGCAGCATCGCGAGCCGCATTGGCGCAATGTATGGCTGGCGTGGCCGCATCATGGCCATGGAGGACGGCGACTCCACCGGTTACGCCGCCTTGAGGACCGCCATCCTGTCGCTCGCAGAGCGTCAGAGCGACGCCGCGCTCATTGCGACCGGCCAGCGCTTCGAGAGCGTTCTGGCGCCGCTCGTGCTGGCGGCGAAAGGCTTTGACGGCGACTCGGCCGGCGCCGGCGCGCCGTTGTGCGAAGGCGCGGTTGCGTTGCTCCTGAAGAGATTGGAGGACGCGCGACGCGACGGCGACCGCATCCGCGCAGTCGTCGCGGGAATCGCGGCCCGGCGAACGGATGCGCTCGAATTTCGCTACGCCGGGAGCGACGATGCGGCGCGCGAATGCGCTCGGGAGGCTTGCTTTCAGGCGGGGCTGGACATCGCTGACGTGGCGTCGGTCGAGTGTGTTGTTCCGGGCCTCCGCCACGCCGGTGCGGCGACCGCCGCGGCGGCCTTTCCCGGAAGACCGCTGACCTGCGCGACAAGCGCGCTGGGCCATGGGTTCGCGAACGCGGGACTGACCGGGATCGTCGCGGCGATCCTTTCGCTCGACGACGAAGATGCGCCGAAAAAGCCTCTCGCTGTGTTCGGCGTCGGCCTCGGCGGCCTGACCTGGACGGTCATTCTCGATCGGCGCGACAAGCCGCGCTCCGCTGGTGGGCCGTTTGCGGAACCGGCGAGCGCGCCCGAGCCTATCGCCGTCGTCGGCCTCGGCGGCTGCTTTGGCCCGAGCCTTGGCCGCTCGGCCTATTGGGAGGCGCTCTGCGCCGGCGCCGACGGGATCGGCCGGATCAGCGACAGGGTTTTGCCGCGCGGCGCGGCGTTCAGCGGCGGCGCCGCCCGCGCCCTGACCAGTTACGCCGAGAATGGCGGAGAGCTGAACGCCGATTGGGAGATCCACCGTTTCGACGCGAAGCGTTTGCGGTTGTTCCCCAAGCGCGTCGCGGCGCTCGACGTCGCACACAGGATCGCCTTGAGCGTCGCAGCCGAAGCGCTCGATGATTTCGGCCTCGACGCCGGGCGGCGGGCCGATCTGGGCAAGGCAATGGTGGTGTGCGCCTCCCCCCTCTGTCTCGCGAGAGAGCGCGAGCTTTCAAATCGCCTGCATTCGCCGGAACTTGGCTCTGTGCTCGGCCCCGACGAGTCGCGACTGGCCGACGCCGAGCGCGCCGCCGAGGAGATCGATTCATTCACGCTCGACGGGCTTCTTGCTGGCAATATCGCCGCGCTGATTTCAAGCTGCTTCCAGCTTTCCGCGGAAACGATGGCGATCGAAGCCGCCTGCGCGTCGTCGCTCGCCGCGGTGCATGTCGGGATGCAGGCGCTGCGGCTCGGCTATGCCGATTTTGTCGTCGCCGGCGGCGTCGAACTGCCTGTCAACATGCGCGATCTCATCCTGTGCTCGACCCAGCTCATGCTGTCCAGGGACAAGATTGCGCCATTCGCGGCGAACGCCGACGGCTTTTCGCCAGGCGACGGCGCCGGCATGTTCGTGCTGCGCCGGCTGAGCGACGCCCGTCGTGACAATGACCCGATCTATGGCTGCATCATCGGCGTCGGCGCGTCGAGCGACGCCGCGTCGATGACGGCGCCCGATCCCCAGGGACAGGCCTTGGCCATTCGGCGCGCTTTTGCCGATGGCCGCGCCTCGCCCGACAGCATCGCCTATGTCGAAGCCCATGGAACCGGAACGCGCATCGGAGACGGGGTCGAAATTTCGGCGTTGCGTGACGTTTATGGAGGCGGCGCACGCCGCGATCCGCTGTTGATCGGTTCGGTAAAATCCAACATCGGCCATGCTTTCGCCGCTGCGGGCGCCGCCGGCCTCATGAAGACGCTGCTCGCTCTAAACAGCGAAACGGTGCCGCCGACGCTGCTGCGGCGAGAACTCAACCCCGATCTGGCGCTTGCGGCGATCCCGGGCGCCATCGTCTCGAAGCCTCGACCCTGGCCCGCCTCTGACGGGCCGCGGCGGGCGGCGATCAACTCTTTCGGCACTGGCGGCGTCAATTTCCACATATTGGTGGAAGCGCCCTGA
- a CDS encoding acyl carrier protein: MLANKILLLIAETCAGCESDQIELDTPLLELNFLDSSAFFDLVDLLNREAGVAIPLREVTPDNFASVRAIIDLVERLQSDAFAAQA; this comes from the coding sequence ATGCTGGCAAATAAGATTCTGCTGCTTATCGCCGAAACGTGTGCGGGTTGCGAGTCGGATCAGATCGAGCTGGATACCCCGCTTTTGGAACTCAACTTCCTCGACTCGAGCGCGTTTTTTGATTTGGTGGATCTGCTTAATCGCGAAGCTGGCGTCGCCATCCCGCTACGAGAGGTCACGCCGGACAACTTCGCCTCTGTGCGAGCGATAATCGATTTGGTCGAGCGATTGCAGTCAGACGCTTTCGCCGCGCAAGCGTGA
- a CDS encoding 4'-phosphopantetheinyl transferase family protein has protein sequence MRWARNVRLGDWTVTLVDVHVTAKSLADEKRRRAVLSPQEAETYNALRFEKRRREWLAGRLAAKLALRRRLRASGGTAPPFARIAVSNRDGASGPPVSPIAGVVSISHSHGLAAAVAGSAPVGVDIERLRPFNASLRTVFLNDAERAWLGRAEAEQPELPTLGWAFKEAFCKARLIGIQDGLPGPEWRGWDDNGRLLWRWPLEAAPRKKDAIFANWQAHGRLIDDYAIVVVGASPKRKAERT, from the coding sequence ATGCGATGGGCTCGTAACGTGCGGCTCGGCGACTGGACGGTCACCCTCGTCGACGTTCACGTCACGGCGAAAAGCCTGGCCGACGAGAAGCGCCGCCGCGCCGTGCTGTCGCCCCAGGAAGCGGAAACCTATAACGCGCTGCGTTTCGAGAAGCGCCGCCGCGAGTGGCTGGCGGGCCGGCTCGCCGCAAAGCTGGCTCTGCGTCGTCGGTTACGCGCGAGCGGCGGAACGGCGCCGCCGTTCGCGCGCATCGCGGTTTCGAATCGCGACGGCGCCAGCGGTCCGCCCGTCTCGCCGATCGCGGGCGTCGTCAGCATTAGCCACTCCCATGGGCTCGCCGCGGCGGTTGCCGGATCGGCGCCGGTGGGCGTCGATATCGAACGGCTGCGGCCGTTCAACGCCTCTCTTCGGACGGTGTTTCTCAACGACGCCGAGCGCGCCTGGCTTGGCCGGGCGGAGGCTGAGCAGCCGGAGTTGCCGACGTTGGGATGGGCTTTCAAGGAGGCGTTCTGCAAGGCCCGGTTGATCGGCATTCAAGACGGCCTGCCGGGACCGGAATGGCGCGGATGGGACGACAATGGCCGGCTGCTGTGGCGCTGGCCCCTGGAAGCCGCGCCGCGAAAAAAGGACGCCATTTTCGCAAACTGGCAAGCGCATGGGCGGCTGATCGACGACTACGCCATCGTCGTCGTCGGCGCCTCGCCGAAACGCAAAGCGGAGCGCACATGA